A region from the Biomphalaria glabrata chromosome 14, xgBioGlab47.1, whole genome shotgun sequence genome encodes:
- the LOC106079570 gene encoding ankyrin repeat domain-containing protein 50-like, with protein MNTGTILSLASFVVPNPTPYIAAKLVKVSAKKGWSSGTNIFLTLCDESIFDKYFKENGETLLMRASKDGHLEVVKVLKNGGDILEAKTERGETALFHAVSPKNSQVVETLLDFGLEVNDKNIVQQTPLMKAALNGSIDVMKTLLARSAKINDVDECLNSSLMLACAQCQQKSVEFLLANGADVNARNINNETALMFASFHNCPEILLSLIAKGCSLDDQNNEGIKALMISASLGHLDNVRVLCANGAKIDLCNAFGGNALMYSAQKGHNEILYFLLLSKAQPNSQNLNGQTALILAVQSSSRSIVEDLVRFGTDINLADNQGVTPLMTASITGNNDIARVLIEKGAFIDAKDRDGRTALMLGAVHGHRTIVKTLCEFGANVNDVNSKGFNALMEASKNGHPEIVQYLLQKGPEIDRRCNAGNTALLISILHDQTDVAMLMLGLEKEVNVKFEHQHGNNALMLATSRGQTNLLKFILNITRIIDGVNDDGRTALMLAAFHKQKVAMILLVQYGANINIKDKSGDTALLVASSRGSSAAVLHLLKSGADDIEVCNNNGETPLMKAASNGYKTTVDMLLKNGAKLETTDKSGFSVLMKVIQNGHIQLAKFFIEKGASVKARSLTGETALHIAAKQGCSQMIHLLVEHGADINAKDNLGETSLDKSVTHNHYETKIALLNNGANSRETDNDNETAPMKASKLGQKDLKEMLLKYCGGLSKTDRCDYPLIDNQNNSTDHLETLSQLQESFNSNSKEVELFIRKNANIDGQGIDDYSSFLLPTTALENDALSQDLLLHNANENVRNVNEGLSLISAPAHDTVHLLDEQRTQDYTCLMKAISFAYHDLCLAVMNRMADVDGTDSKKSNALRSSSKKLIAMVQLLLRQGSFS; from the coding sequence ATGAATACAGGGACCATTCTAAGTCTCGCTTCTTTCGTTGTACCCAACCCGACTCCATACATTGCTGCAAAGCTGGTCAAAGTTTCAGCAAAAAAAGGTTGGAGTTCGGgaacaaatattttcttaacaTTATGCGATGAAAGcatttttgataaatattttaaagaaaatggcGAAACTCTTTTGATGCGTGCTTCCAAAGATGGACACCTAGAAGTAGTGAAAGTGTTGAAGAACGGCGGTGATATTTTAGAGGCCAAAACAGAACGAGGGGAGACCGCGCTTTTTCATGCAGTCTCCCCAAAAAATAGCCAAGTTGTAGAAACTCTGTTGGACTTCGGCCTAGAAGTGAACGACAAAAATATAGTACAGCAGACTCCACTAATGAAAGCCGCTTTGAATGGTTCCATTGACGTGATGAAAACGTTGCTGGCTAGATCGGCCAAGATAAACGATGTCGACGAATGTTTAAACAGTTCTCTGATGCTGGCTTGCGCTCAATGTCAGCAGAAGTCTGTGGAGTTTCTTTTGGCTAACGGTGCTGATGTCAATGCTAGGAACATCAACAATGAGACAGCTCTGATGTTCGCATCGTTTCACAATTGCCCGGAAATCCTTTTAAGTTTAATCGCAAAAGGCTGCAGTCTCGATGATCAAAACAATGAAGGCATCAAGGCATTGATGATTTCTGCCTCTCTGGGCCACCTGGACAACGTCCGAGTACTGTGTGCTAATGGAGCTAAAATTGATCTGTGTAATGCATTCGGTGGAAACGCTTTAATGTACAGTGCCCAGAAAGGACACAAcgaaattttatattttttattactttcaaaagcACAACCAAATAGTCAAAACCTAAATGGGCAGACGGCTTTAATCTTGGCTGTACAATCATCATCTCGATCCATAGTAGAAGATTTAGTCAGGTTTGGGACTGATATTAACCTAGCTGACAATCAAGGCGTTACTCCATTGATGACAGCTTCCATAACAGGCAACAATGACATAGCTAGAGTCTTGATAGAAAAAGGGGCATTCATTGATGCCAAAGATCGGGATGGACGAACAGCACTAATGTTAGGAGCTGTGCACGGCCATAGAACTATAGTTAAAACATTATGCGAATTCGGTGCTAATGTGAACGATGTAAATAGCAAGGGTTTTAATGCTTTAATGGAAGCTAGTAAGAATGGCCATCCAGAAATTGTCCAATACCTATTGCAAAAAGGGCCAGAGATAGATCGCAGATGTAATGCTGGGAATACAGCTTTACTAATTAGTATTCTGCATGATCAGACAGATGTAGCGATGTTGATGTTGGGCTTGGAAAAAGAAGTTAATGTTAAATTTGAGCATCAACACGGTAATAACGCTTTAATGCTTGCAACTTCTCGTGGCCAGACAAATTTACTCAAATTCATCTTGAACATAACACGAATCATCGATGGCGTCAACGACGATGGGCGAACAGCCCTTATGCTGGCCGCGTTCCACAAACAAAAGGTCGCAATGATTTTGTTAGTTCAATATGGTGCTAATATCAACATCAAAGATAAATCTGGTGACACAGCACTTCTGGTTGCTTCGTCCCGGGGATCTTCTGCAGCAGTCTTGCATTTGTTAAAGTCTGGTGCAGATGATATCGAAGTGTGTAACAACAATGGCGAAACGCCTCTAATGAAAGCTGCCTCCAACGGGTATAAAACAACGGTTGACATGTTATTAAAAAATGGCGCTAAATTAGAAACTACAGACAAAAGTGGATTTTCAGTACTGATGAAAGTAATTCAGAATGGTCATATTCAGTTGGCTAAGTTCTTCATTGAAAAAGGAGCTAGTGTTAAAGCGCGCAGCCTGACTGGAGAGACTGCTTTACACATAGCGGCAAAACAAGGATGTAGTCAAATGATACATCTTTTGGTGGAACACGGTGCGGACATCAACGCCAAAGACAATCTAGGAGAGACAAGCCTCGACAAATCTGTAACTCACAATCATTACGAAACAAAGATCGCGTTGTTGAACAATGGAGCAAACTCCAGAGAAACGGACAATGACAATGAAACAGCTCCAATGAAAGCAAGTAAACTTGGtcagaaagatttaaaagaaatgctgcTTAAGTACTGTGGGGGATTGTCTAAAACCGATAGGTGCGATTACCCGCTTATTGATAATCAAAACAACTCCACTGATCATTTAGAAACTTTATCCCAGCTTCAAGAGTCTTTCAATAGTAACTCAAAAGAAGTTGAGCTCTTCATAAGAAAAAATGCAAACATAGATGGACAGGGTATAGATGACTATTCTTCTTTTCTGCTGCCTACTACAGCATTAGAGAATGACGCTCTATCCCAGGATCTGCTGCTACATAATGCTAACGAGAATGTAAGAAATGTTAATGAGGGATTATCCCTAATAAGCGCTCCCGCACATGATACGGTACATCTTCTGGATGAACAGCGTACACAAGACTACACCTGCCTCATGAAAGCCATTAGTTTTGCGTATCATGATTTGTGTTTAGCTGTAATGAACAGAATGGCTGACGTTGATGGTACAGACTCCAAAAAAAGCAATGCCTTAAGAAGCTCTTCTAAAAAACTTATTGCAATGGTGCAACTGTTGCTCCGTCAAGGGTCATTCAGCTGA
- the LOC106079569 gene encoding ankyrin homolog — protein sequence MSSIVKYKGKRHNSARIRLSLRILYGTIRSPYLNLTNLTFCSLMGLESCVRYLLQKDARTEDKDIFGDTALLAATRSNHSNIVSLLLKFDANVRHRNIFGMTALMVASCEGHGRIVKILLDRNAELVDDVDTEQNSSLMLAARKCSTKEHAEVMKLLLDKGANVNLKNKYGRTALMLMSLHELPELTKTVVQRVFDVDDTDAEGNSALSWAAKKGNVTMIEILSESNANVNIRNAKGMTPLMLSSLNGKEKAAFCLIKCGALVNEEDKKKKTALFCAVKNGSPETVKTLILNGADVHTQHKEGVTAIMLASELGHQKIITLLIYYKAWVNGKDDKGKTPLIKAACKGHVQTVQLLLEKGAFLDETCSQGKSAFMWSIEKGQQSVAQSLLEYGTDCNIADISGKTALHIAASSGATRFCKLMLRQTDQTQRDHRGMTPLLYAALKGNLEIVSYLYDNGSELNARNKEGDTALTLASLNGHNKVISFLLSKRIDPNECDNKRVTALMKASKAGHLKTVQLLVKKKANIKATDELGNTAISMASKEGKTQVKSFLIEQF from the coding sequence ATGTCTAGCATTGTTAAGTATAAAGGCAAAAGGCATAATAGCGCCAGAATCAGACTTTCGTTGCGTATTTTGTATGGAACTATTAGGTCTCCATATCTAAATTTGACGAATCTCACATTTTGTTCACTTATGGGATTGGAGAGTTGTGTTCGTTATTTACTTCAAAAAGACGCGAGGACAGAAGATAAAGATATATTCGGAGACACAGCGCTTTTGGCTGCAACCAGATCAAATCATTCAAACATTGTAAGCCTGCTATTAAAGTTTGATGCTAACGTCCGTCATAGAAACATTTTTGGTATGACAGCACTTATGGTAGCGTCCTGCGAAGGCCACGGACGAATTGTAAAGATTTTACTTGACAGAAATGCTGAGCTTGTCGACGACGTAGACACTGAGCAAAATAGTTCCTTAATGCTGGCTGCGAGGAAATGTAGCACAAAAGAGCATGCGGAGGTGATGAAACTTCTTTTGGACAAGGGGGCCAATgtgaatttgaaaaataaatatggcCGAACTGCTTTAATGCTAATGTCATTACATGAATTGCCAGAGTTGACAAAAACAGTAGTCCAGAGGGTTTTCGATGTAGATGATACGGATGCAGAGGGCAACTCCGCTTTATCTTGGGCAGCAAAGAAGGGAAACGTTACAATGATAGAGATATTGTCTGAAAGCAATGcaaatgtcaacattaggaatgCCAAGGGAATGACACCGCTAATGTTATCTTCTTTAAATGGTAAGGAAAAGGCTGCTTTCTGCTTAATAAAATGCGGTGCACTTGTCAATGAGGAagacaagaagaagaaaacagCTTTGTTTTGCGCAGTAAAGAATGGATCCCCAGAAACTGTTAAGACGTTGATCCTTAATGGCGCTGACGTCCATACGCAGCATAAGGAGGGTGTGACCGCAATTATGTTGGCCTCAGAGCTAGGGCATCAGAAAATTATTACGCTGCTAATCTATTACAAGGCATGGGTAAATGGCAAAGATGACAAAGGAAAAACGCCATTAATAAAAGCAGCATGTAAAGGGCATGTTCAGACTGTACAACTTCTTCTGGAGAAAGGAGCCTTCTTAGATGAAACGTGTTCTCAGGGTAAAAGTGCCTTTATGTGGTCGATTGAAAAGGGTCAACAATCTGTTGCCCAATCGCTGTTAGAATACGGCACCGACTGTAATATAGCCGACATTAGCGGAAAAACAGCACTTCACATAGCCGCATCAAGTGGAGCAACACGCTTTTGTAAATTAATGTTACGTCAAACAGATCAAACCCAAAGAGACCATCGTGGAATGACGCCACTTTTGTACGCCGCCTTAAAAGGAAATCTGGAGATTGTTTCTTATCTCTATGACAACGGTTCAGAACTCAATGCTAGAAACAAAGAAGGCGACACAGCTCTAACACTAGCATCCTTGAATGGACACAATAAGGTCATCTCATTCCTTCTCTCCAAAAGGATCGACCCCAATGAGTGCGATAACAAAAGGGTCACGGCACTGATGAAGGCATCAAAAGCGGGGCACCTGAAAACTGTTCAATTATTAGTGAAGAAAAAGGCAAATATTAAGGCTACAGACGAGCTAGGAAACACAGCAATATCAATGGCGTCGAAGGAAGGAAAAACACAGGTTAAGTCTTTTTTGATCGAACAATTTTGA